GATGACCGCCGGGCGCGGCGTCATCCACTCGGAAATGCCGGAACAGGAAAACGGACTGTTGCAAGGCTTCCAACTTTGGGTCAACTTGCCGTCCCACGCCAAAATGACCGAACCGGGCTATCAGGATTTCAGCCCCGAAGACGTACCGGTGGAAACCTGGGAAAACGGCACGGAAATCCGCGTCGTCACCGGCACCACCGAACGCGGTACCGTCGGGCCGGTCAAAAACGATTACGTCACGCCCACCTATCTGGATGTCAGCCTCACGGCGGACACGGAATTTGTTCAGGCATTGGAAAGCGGCAGTCACAGCTTCATTTACCTGATCGAAGGCCGGGTCTATGTCGGCGACAAAGAGGCGGCGGTGAGCCAGGGCCAATTGGCGGTGCTGTCGGACGGAGACCGGGTGCAACTGCGCGCAAGCGACAAGCCCGCGCGGTTTTTGCTGATTTCCGCCCAACCGCTGGAAGAACCGATTGCCCGCGGAGGGCCTTTTGTGATGAATACCCAAGCGGAACTGCAACAGGCGTTCGACGACTTTCGCAACAACCGTTTTTAAAATAGGGACAAAATCCACATTGGTTTCACAATCTCAACCAAGGCGATAAACCGCCAGGCCTGGCGGTTTATCGCCTTTAGAACTCCGTTTTCACGGCCGGACATGACTGGACTTTTGTCCCCGAAATCACTAGGCTGGCAAGACACAGTTTTAACAAAGAAGACAACAACGGTTACGGAGCACCCCATGAAAACGATTTCCCATCTTCCCCAACGCTTGATGCAATTACTGTTCGTGACGGCGACCAGCATCGCTTTGGCCTTCAGCCCGGTTTCCCAGGCTGCGGACGACGGTGCCAAGGCGGTTTACCATGTCGATTTCAAAGACCCGACACGTTATTCCGCTACCCTGACCTCCATCAACAACATCATCAATTATTACGAATCCGAATTGATGGAGCCGGAAATTCATTTGGTGTTTGTCGGTTACGGTCTACGCTTCACCACCGACGACGATTTGAAAGGCACGCCTTATGAAGCCGGCAAACCGTTGAAAGAACGTCGTGCCGAACTGAAAGGACGCCTGCAATCCTTAATGGACGTCCGTAACGTCAAGGTGCATTTGTGTGATAAAACCCGCGGCGAAGTCGGCCTCGACCCGTCAAAAGTGTATTCGGGCATTGAATTGACGCCGTCCGGCGTTGCCAAGATCGCCATCCTGCAAAGCGAAGGTTTTGCCTATTTGAAAATCCAATAGTTTCCTCCAGCAACGGAGTGAGGCATCGTAATTCAAACCTCCGTTGCTTTTTTCTTTCCCGCTCTACCCTTACATTTCCCCGGCTTTTTCCATTCGAGAATTGCGCTTTTTACCGTCTTTGGGGTAGAATAGCCCGAATTTGCTTATAAATGAACCAACTAGCGCCCTTCTTCAACGCTGACCGGGCCGGTTGTTTTTTTTGATTTCCCCAAGAACCCATGAGTTCGACATGACAGACTTACCGGCTTCAAGCTCCCTACCCGCCACACTGGTGCGCTTTATTCAACGACAAAACCAACTGCAACAAACCATCGGACATGCCTTTGCCTGGCTGGCGCTGACATTGGTGCTCCTGTCCGCTTTCGTGGTGTTGTACCGTTATGGCTTCAACAGCGGCTCCATCGCCCTGCAAGAAACCATTCTTTATAACCACGCCATCTTTTTCATGATGGGCATGGCTTACACTTTGCAGCAAGGCGGCCACGTGCGGGTGGATGTGTTCTACACCCGCATGAGCGAAAACCGCCAGGCCTGGGTGAATTTGATTGGCAGCCTGGTGTTGGCGTTACCGTCCATGGTCTTTATTTTCTGGGTCAGTTGGGATTACGTCACTGGAAGCTGGGCCATTCTGGAAGGTTCCTCCGAAGCCGGTGGCCTGCCGTTCCTGTACGTTCTGAAAAGTTTCATTTTAATCATGGCCTCCTTGATGGCGTTACAGATTCTCGCCAATGCCGTTGAAGCGTACTTGAAACTGTTCCAACGCCAGCAACCGGCGGTCATCGACTGGTTTCAACACCGTGAACCGGAACACGAGGAGAAACTGTAATGGAATTCCTCGCCCTGCTGTTATTCGCTCTGATTTTCATCGCCCTGATGATGGGCTTTCCGGTGGCCTTGACGCTTTCCGGCGTCTCGTTGATTTTCGCTTTGGTCGCCGTCCAGTTCGGCTGGTTTGACCTGGCCTTTTTGCAAAGCATCCCCAACCGCATTTTCGGCATCATGACCAACCCGACGCTGACAGCCGTGCCGTTGTTCGTGTTCATGGGCATCATGCTGGAAAAATCCAAACTGGCTGAGCAACTGCTCGGCACCATGGACGAAGTCATGCGCGGTTTCCGCGGCGGCCTGGGACTGTCGGTCATTCTGGTCGGCGCGCTTTTGGCGGCCAGTACCGGCATCGTCGGTGCCACCGTCGTCACCATGGGCTTACTGGCCTTACCGACCATGCTCAAACAGGGTTATTGCCCGAAACTCGCCACCGGTACCATCTGCGCCGCCGGCACGTTGGGGCAGATTATTCCGCCGTCCATCATTTTGATTCTGTTGGGAGACGTTTTGTCCTCGGCTTATCAACAGGCGCAACTGGAACAAGGCATCTTCTCGCCGGAAACCCTGTCGGTCGGCGATCTGTTTGTGGGCGCACTTTTCCCGGGCATGCTGTTGGTGGTGCTGTACATGGCGTATGTGTTCGCCATGGCAGTATTCAGACCGCACACGGTACCGGCCGATGCGAATGCCACGATTCCACCAGGCCTGGGCAAACGCGTCATTACCAGTTTGATTCCGCCGTTGGCGCTGATTGTATTAGTACTGGGTTCGATTCTCGGCGGCTTTTCCACCCCGACCGAAGCCGCTTCTCTCGGTGCCTTGGGCGCGATGCTGCTGGCCGCCGCCAAAAAACGTTTGAACCTGCAACGCCTGCAAGAAGTGATGCGCGGCACCCTGCAGGTATCCAGCATGATTTTCCTGATTTTCATCGGCGCAGCCTTCTTCTCACTGACTTTCCGCGGGCTGGGCGGCGATGATTTGATGCACGACTTCCTCACCAACCTGCCGGGCGGCGTCTTCACCGCCGTGCTGATGGTGATGGTGCTGATGTTCATTATCGGTTTCTTCCTCGATTTCATCGAAATCACCTACATCATCGTGCCGGTGGTGGCGCCGGTTCTGTTCATGATGGGGGTCGACCCGATCTGGTTGGGCATTATGATCGCCATCAACCTGCAAACCGCCTTCCTGACCCCGCCGTTCGGGTTCGCGCTCTTTTATTTGCGGGGCGTAACCCCGCCGTCGGTGGCGACCGTCGACATCTATAAAGGGGTGTTGCCGTACATTCTGATTCAGCTCTCGGTGCTGGTGATGCTGGCGGTTTGGCCGGAGTTGGCCACTTGGTTGCCAAGCGTGATTTATCAAGACTAAAAAAAGATTCTTGGCTTGGGTCAAAATACGCTATGATTAATGATATTGAGACCCAATCACATTTGTTGCACATTTATGGGAATGACAGTCGAATCGAATGCAGGCCGCTGAACTCGAAGAAAGGCATTTAAAAGCCTTAAAACTTTCTCACCAGCAGACACTCGAAATCATCAATCGTTTCGAGCAGGGGGTTATTCTCTTCACCGCCGACGCCAATCCGATTCTCTTCAACCAAACCTTCCTGCATTATTACCCGCAACTGGAGTCGTCCGAAGACTTCTTTAAAGACGTCGCACTCTTCACCCAGAAGCACCACGGCCACCGGTTCGAGTTGAAAGATTGGTTGAAACAACTGCACCAGAACATCGAATCCCCCCACCAGCAGGTCTGGTTGAAAAGCCCGCAATCCAAGGTATCGATTCCGGTTCGCTTGCAAGCCTATTGGATTGACCTCCACACCACGCCGCACATACTGTTGATTGTCTCCGACCAAACATTACACACCCAAGTCACGGCACAACGCAAACTGATGGAGGCCAGCTACGCCGGCCAGTTCGTCACCAATGCGCAAGGCTATATCCAGCATCCGAACCAGGCCTTCTCCGGCTACACCGGATTGACGCAAACCGAACTGAGCCGCATGACCTACATCGACTGGTTGCGCCAGCAGGTGTCGTTCAAAGTGCCGTTCGAAAAAGTCATTTCCGCGCTGTTGAAAGAACATTTCTGGACCGGCGAAGTGCAAGTACACGCCTCCGAAGAAAATGTTTTCTTCGCTGTGCTCAGCCTGTCGATGATTCTCGATGCGGAGCAAAACATCGAACATTTCGTCGGTCTGTTGCAAGACACTACTGACATCCGCGCGGCGCAAACCGAAATCCAGCAGTTGGCCTATTTCGACAAACTGACCGGCTTGCCGAACCAGACTTTACTGCACGACCGCATTGAACGCCTGCTGCAACAAACCGATTCGGAAACGCCCTACCATGCGCTGTACCTTATCAGCCTCGACGGTTTCAAATCCATCAACGACACTTTCGGTCATGACACCGGCGACGAACTGCTTCAACAGGTGGCCAACAAACTCAAACAGACGTTACCGGAACAAGCCTTTCTGGCACGCGTCGGCGGCGGTAACTTCTCGATACTTTACCCCAGCCAGTCACAAGACGAAGCCCTCTCGAAGCAGGACATCGCCCGTTATTCGGAAACCCTGCTGGATTTGATCGACGACCGCTACAAACTGGAAGACAGCTCGGTACACACCTCCGCCAGTATTGGCATCTGCCCTTTTGCATTGAACGACACCGTCCATTACGACAGCGACCAGTTAACCCGCTACACCAATATGGCGATGTACGAAGCCAAAAAACTGGGCGGCAACCAGGCGTATTTGTTTGAAGACACCTTAATGCAACGCGCCAAGCGCCGTTTGGAGCTGATCGAAGCACTCAACCATTCCGAACTGGACGACGAGTTTCAAATGTACTTCCAGCCGCAAGTCAATCGCGAAGGGCGTGTCGTCTCCGCCGAAACCCTATTGCGCTGGTTCCACCCGACGCTTGGCCTCGTCTCGCCGGCCAAGTTTATTCCGGTGGCCGAAGAAGGCCGACAAATCATCAAAATCGGTCTTTGGGTGTTGCACAAAGCCTTCTTGCAGGCCCGCGCCTGGAACGCCAAATACTGCGACATCCGCATCGCCATCAACGTTAGCCCGGTGCAGTTTCACGAGCAAAGCTTTATCGAGATGATCATCGGTCTCATCAAATTCACTCAGGTCAATCCACACAACATCACGCTGGAATTGACCGAAGGCGTGCTCATCAAAAACGCCAAACTCGCCCTGCAGAAAATCCAACACTTGGTCAGCCTCGGCTTTGAAGTCTCGATTGACGACTTCGGCACCGGCTACTCATCCTTGAGTTACTTGCAGAAACTGCCATTGCATGAATTGAAAATCGACAAAAGCTTCATTTCCGACGTACCCGGCAATGTCGACGACGAAGCGATTATCACCTCCATCATTCAACTGGCCGCCAGCAAACAACTCAAGATCGTCGCCGAAGGCGTCGAAACCCAAGCCCAGGCCGACTACCTGAACGCCCTCTATCCCGACATTCTGCAACAAGGGTATCTCTACGGCAAACCGCTACCGGCCGACGAATTCGAAGACGTCTTCGTCAAACCGCAAGCCAATAACAGAACCGCTTAAAACCAAACAGCCAGACCGAACTTCACCGAATTGTCACCAGGCCTGGTGATTTTTGAGATTTCACCGCGTTTTTCGCACACAACCCAAATAAAAACAGATATTTATTTCCAATTAAGGTAGAATGCCCGCTTCTTAGGAATCTTAAATGCAAAACGCCGGATTCCGATACTTTGATATGCCTGCCTGATCGTTATTCATTTTGAGATGTCCGACACAACCACATCTCATCTACTGGGGATTCGCAACTGAGATTGCAAACAGGGTGGCATTGATTCCGACTTTGCCCGAGAACAAACACAAAGTCGCCACCATGAAAAAGGAAACCTCATGAATACCGAGATCAAATTTGCCGATCTAGGGCTCTCTGCGCCCATTTTAAAAACCCTGACCGAAATCGGTTACGAAACACCGTCCCCGATTCAGGCCCAAGCCATTCCGGTTCTGCTGCAAGGCGGCGACATTCTGGGCATGGCCCAAACCGGAACCGGTAAAACCGCCGCTTTCGCGTTGCCGATTCTGTCGAATATCGACTTGAAACAAAAGTCACCGCAAGTGCTGGTGCTGGCCCCAACACGTGAACTCGCCATCCAGGTGGCCGAAGCTTTCCAGACCTTCTCACGCGGCATCAAAGGCCTGCACGTCCTGCCGATTTACGGTGGCTCGGAATACGGCACACAGATCCGTGCCCTGAAACGCGGCGTACACGTTGTCGTAGGAACGCCGGGCCGTGTCATGGACCACATCAAAAAAGGCACCTTGAAGCTGGATGAATTAAGCGCTATGGTGTTGGACGAAGCCGACGAAATGCTACGCATGGGCTTTATCGACGACGTCGAATGGATTTTGAAACACACGCCGGATTCGCGTCAAATCGCACTGTTTTCCGCCACCATGCCGAAAGAAGTGCATCGCATTGCCAACACTTACTTAAAAGATCCGACCGAAGTCATCATCAAGCAAAAAAGCTCGACGGCGTCCACCATCGACCAGAAATACTGGCTGGTGAGCGGCCTGCATAAGCTGGATGCCTTAACCCGTATTCTGGAAGCCGAAGAATTCGACGGCATCATTATTTTCGTGCGCACCAAAACCGCCACAGTCGAGCTGGCTGAAAAATTGGAAGCCCGTGGCTATGCCGCCGCGGCCTTGAACGGCGACATCGCCCAGAACCAACGGGAACGCATTGTCGACCAATTGAAATCCGGCAAGCTGGATATCCTGATTGCCACCGACGTCGTGGCGCGTGGTTTGGACGTCGAGCGTATCAGCCACGTCATCAACTACGACATTCCTTACGACAACGAATCCTACGTGCACCGTATCGGCCGTACCGGTCGTGCCGGTCGTAGCGGCACCGCCATTTTGTTTGTGGCCCCGCGTGAACGTCGTCTGTTGCGTTCCATCGAAGCATCCACCAAAAAGAAAATCCCGCAAATGGAATTGCCGACCGCGCAGGAAATCAACGACTCCCGCATCGTCCGTTTCAAAGACAAAATCGTCGACGCGGCTCAGTCCAACGATTTGGATTTCTATCAGAAAATGGTGGAAAGCATCGAAAGCGAACAGAACATTCCGGCCATCGAGATTGCGGCAGGCCTGGCGAAATTGTTGCAAGGCGACGTACCTTTCTTCCTGGACGAAAAACCGATTAAGAAAGCCGAGTTTTCCGACCGTGGCGGCGATCGCAATCGTCGCGAAAAAAGTGACCGCTCTCCACGTGGACGCCGCCAGACGCCACCAAACGAAGGCATGGAACGTTTCCGCATTGAAGTGGGTCGACAACACGGCGTCAAACCGGGCAATATCATCGGCTGTATCGCCAATGAAGCCGGTTTGGACGGTGAATTCATCCAAAAACTGAACATCGAAGATGATTACAGCTTGGTGGACTTGCCATCGCAGATGCCAAAAGATATTTTCAACGAATTGAAAAAGGCTTGGGTGTGCGGGCAACAATTAAAAATTGCACGCATCAAAGACGTTGCCCACAGCGCCAAACGTCGTCTTAAACCCCGCAAAAAACACTAACCCTTTATTTTAAAAGGGTTTTTCAAGTCTTTATTTCCAAACAACGGGCACCAATCTCTCAGGTGCCCGCTTCCCTCTTATACGCATATTAACTAAATTGTTGATTTT
The nucleotide sequence above comes from Hydrogenovibrio thermophilus. Encoded proteins:
- a CDS encoding sensor domain-containing protein, coding for MQAAELEERHLKALKLSHQQTLEIINRFEQGVILFTADANPILFNQTFLHYYPQLESSEDFFKDVALFTQKHHGHRFELKDWLKQLHQNIESPHQQVWLKSPQSKVSIPVRLQAYWIDLHTTPHILLIVSDQTLHTQVTAQRKLMEASYAGQFVTNAQGYIQHPNQAFSGYTGLTQTELSRMTYIDWLRQQVSFKVPFEKVISALLKEHFWTGEVQVHASEENVFFAVLSLSMILDAEQNIEHFVGLLQDTTDIRAAQTEIQQLAYFDKLTGLPNQTLLHDRIERLLQQTDSETPYHALYLISLDGFKSINDTFGHDTGDELLQQVANKLKQTLPEQAFLARVGGGNFSILYPSQSQDEALSKQDIARYSETLLDLIDDRYKLEDSSVHTSASIGICPFALNDTVHYDSDQLTRYTNMAMYEAKKLGGNQAYLFEDTLMQRAKRRLELIEALNHSELDDEFQMYFQPQVNREGRVVSAETLLRWFHPTLGLVSPAKFIPVAEEGRQIIKIGLWVLHKAFLQARAWNAKYCDIRIAINVSPVQFHEQSFIEMIIGLIKFTQVNPHNITLELTEGVLIKNAKLALQKIQHLVSLGFEVSIDDFGTGYSSLSYLQKLPLHELKIDKSFISDVPGNVDDEAIITSIIQLAASKQLKIVAEGVETQAQADYLNALYPDILQQGYLYGKPLPADEFEDVFVKPQANNRTA
- a CDS encoding DsrE family protein is translated as MKTISHLPQRLMQLLFVTATSIALAFSPVSQAADDGAKAVYHVDFKDPTRYSATLTSINNIINYYESELMEPEIHLVFVGYGLRFTTDDDLKGTPYEAGKPLKERRAELKGRLQSLMDVRNVKVHLCDKTRGEVGLDPSKVYSGIELTPSGVAKIAILQSEGFAYLKIQ
- a CDS encoding TRAP transporter small permease subunit, producing the protein MTDLPASSSLPATLVRFIQRQNQLQQTIGHAFAWLALTLVLLSAFVVLYRYGFNSGSIALQETILYNHAIFFMMGMAYTLQQGGHVRVDVFYTRMSENRQAWVNLIGSLVLALPSMVFIFWVSWDYVTGSWAILEGSSEAGGLPFLYVLKSFILIMASLMALQILANAVEAYLKLFQRQQPAVIDWFQHREPEHEEKL
- a CDS encoding TRAP transporter large permease → MEFLALLLFALIFIALMMGFPVALTLSGVSLIFALVAVQFGWFDLAFLQSIPNRIFGIMTNPTLTAVPLFVFMGIMLEKSKLAEQLLGTMDEVMRGFRGGLGLSVILVGALLAASTGIVGATVVTMGLLALPTMLKQGYCPKLATGTICAAGTLGQIIPPSIILILLGDVLSSAYQQAQLEQGIFSPETLSVGDLFVGALFPGMLLVVLYMAYVFAMAVFRPHTVPADANATIPPGLGKRVITSLIPPLALIVLVLGSILGGFSTPTEAASLGALGAMLLAAAKKRLNLQRLQEVMRGTLQVSSMIFLIFIGAAFFSLTFRGLGGDDLMHDFLTNLPGGVFTAVLMVMVLMFIIGFFLDFIEITYIIVPVVAPVLFMMGVDPIWLGIMIAINLQTAFLTPPFGFALFYLRGVTPPSVATVDIYKGVLPYILIQLSVLVMLAVWPELATWLPSVIYQD
- a CDS encoding pirin family protein, which codes for MSHTKEVTLITRGMPASDGAGVRLTRLIGNPQLKDLDPFLMLDAFESDNPDDYIAGFPPHPHRGFETVTYLLHGRMRHRDNQGNEGVVEPGGIQWMTAGRGVIHSEMPEQENGLLQGFQLWVNLPSHAKMTEPGYQDFSPEDVPVETWENGTEIRVVTGTTERGTVGPVKNDYVTPTYLDVSLTADTEFVQALESGSHSFIYLIEGRVYVGDKEAAVSQGQLAVLSDGDRVQLRASDKPARFLLISAQPLEEPIARGGPFVMNTQAELQQAFDDFRNNRF
- a CDS encoding DEAD/DEAH box helicase, yielding MNTEIKFADLGLSAPILKTLTEIGYETPSPIQAQAIPVLLQGGDILGMAQTGTGKTAAFALPILSNIDLKQKSPQVLVLAPTRELAIQVAEAFQTFSRGIKGLHVLPIYGGSEYGTQIRALKRGVHVVVGTPGRVMDHIKKGTLKLDELSAMVLDEADEMLRMGFIDDVEWILKHTPDSRQIALFSATMPKEVHRIANTYLKDPTEVIIKQKSSTASTIDQKYWLVSGLHKLDALTRILEAEEFDGIIIFVRTKTATVELAEKLEARGYAAAALNGDIAQNQRERIVDQLKSGKLDILIATDVVARGLDVERISHVINYDIPYDNESYVHRIGRTGRAGRSGTAILFVAPRERRLLRSIEASTKKKIPQMELPTAQEINDSRIVRFKDKIVDAAQSNDLDFYQKMVESIESEQNIPAIEIAAGLAKLLQGDVPFFLDEKPIKKAEFSDRGGDRNRREKSDRSPRGRRQTPPNEGMERFRIEVGRQHGVKPGNIIGCIANEAGLDGEFIQKLNIEDDYSLVDLPSQMPKDIFNELKKAWVCGQQLKIARIKDVAHSAKRRLKPRKKH